One stretch of Archangium lipolyticum DNA includes these proteins:
- a CDS encoding GAF domain-containing sensor histidine kinase yields MSRLWKGDAESLVLKRARHGPLAPSSTAMLHHELELLRELERLGTPGVVRALSLEDTAGMPALVLEDAGPRDLRDWSKHHPFEPDTFLELAIQLTEILGHIHRHDVIHRDINPTNIIVRPGSIHLTVIDFDLAIRAAGPTPPANILGELELALPYIAPEQTGRMDRLVDHRADLYSLGATFYELLTGQPPFLSSDPIELVHAHLARPPLPPVHANPRIPEILSALVLKLLAKMPEERYQSTDSLLADLQEARRRKRTSSGLETFELGRLDSARQLPIPERLYGRERELTLLEDALKRVRTGPSERVMLTGPAGIGKSALVQELGQRLGRGGWFLSGKFDQLQGNVPYAPLVAAFQGLLDGLSREPADVQETWRSRLSKALGTNGRVILGLVPGLEQFLGPQPPVPDLRPTEAERVFLLTFQAFIQALATPERPLLLFLDDLQWADPASVKLLQHLASDPDSNHVLWSSSCRAEEVGPEHPVTRALEAIRQKKLDIHVIEVRPLDLEAITALCGDTLRREAADVRPLAELVLHKTAGNPLFVTRFLKYLHHAGLLSFDVQRGTWDWTLSRIAQVDVTENVVELMLATIRRLPERTQRLLKVAACLGHQVDLPLLAALVHRPVGDTAGALRSAIQEGLLIPQNTTYRFAHDRVQQAAYSLLSEDEKKRFHLEAGRQMRAALEREQDERLFDMVDQLDLGADLVTSETERLDLVRLNFQAGAKAKASAAFRSALGYLTRGIELLPGDAWRTSYEQTFRLHKEAAECAYLASALESAEGIISSALVHASSRFEKADLYILRILAGMMRQAFPDALQWGREGLRLFGVELPEKQDAPQALQAEFARVKENTRGRSMEEILEEPTAEDPDHLACMRLLTETGLATMYIDPQLFAFINTRVVNLSLKHGNTRHAPTSYAVYGGILASRLGDYATGHAFGCLGVELCRRYTDLRQRSRALVTFGLGVNHWRAPLRTSMPILRQAFTSAHASGDLHLASYTFPATVNTLFAMGTGLSQVLAEIETDLAYVRKAGLLWRIQSLISLRQAIRCLQDRTREHARFEDDTFDEEAFLAKNREVPTVLGMYWIQRLQVSYLLGDIEDAREMSRRGQGFLLFLQGWHLLTEHNFYTSLSLTARYDKASPGEKAHLLEELAANQRQLAIWAENCPENYRHKHLLVSAELARIEGRHLEALRLYDQAIEGAHREQFIHEEALANELAGRYYLSVGGKRLAHGYLRSALEGHARWGAQAKVSDLEEEFSDLTPIEPTHWDPPAPTSERPGPAGSTLDLLTLLKSAETLVSEVVLERLLEKLMGVCLEAAGAQRGALVLEEKDSLCLRAVGTVSEPVSLLHSTLEESGQVPGTVIEHAYRSGETLVLADAARQGRFSSDPYVVQHAVKSALAIPIQRTGRTVGVLYLENNLATRAFTPERVRVLRLLSSQIAISLENSLLFEQLRIEVEERRRAEQAVRSLAEWSLTLSESLDFETTLAKVTRSVVPYLADWCVVDVVEKDSRIRRVALAHKEPAKEQLLRELSENYPPTWDSPEPIARTLRTGQPVLLANLDEQVVRKANLSRDERYFDILRTISFRTGMVVPLVARGKTLGSILFVSSAARRRYSEAELDLAQEMARRAAVCIDNAWLYREAQEAIHLRDDFLSVASHELNTPITSLRLSVQGLMRRADSELPQTAQRALRTAEQQTRKLAGLIKELLEVSRIHAGRLHLQLEWMDLSSVLREVIERHGQSLTRAECPLTLHVQEAVTGRWDRSRLEQVVGNLLSNAIKFAPGRPIEFSLSREGGTARLVVKDQGIGIAPDRMPHIFGRFERAVSSVNYGGLGLGLYIVHEIVTALGGSVRVESKPGEGATFTVELPCSGPPEHENPGLEASIPSSVSRAPR; encoded by the coding sequence GTGTCCCGCCTCTGGAAGGGGGACGCTGAATCCCTGGTCCTCAAACGGGCCCGCCATGGCCCCCTCGCCCCCAGCAGCACGGCGATGCTCCACCACGAGCTCGAGCTGCTTCGGGAGCTCGAGAGGTTGGGGACGCCGGGCGTGGTGAGGGCCCTCTCCCTCGAGGACACAGCCGGAATGCCAGCGCTCGTCCTCGAGGACGCTGGCCCTCGAGACCTCCGGGACTGGTCGAAACACCATCCGTTCGAGCCCGACACCTTCCTGGAGCTGGCCATCCAGCTGACGGAGATCCTCGGACACATCCACCGGCACGACGTCATCCACCGGGACATCAACCCGACCAACATCATCGTGAGGCCGGGGTCCATCCACCTGACGGTGATCGACTTCGACCTCGCCATCCGGGCCGCTGGACCCACCCCTCCCGCGAACATCCTCGGCGAGCTCGAGCTGGCGCTGCCCTACATCGCGCCCGAGCAGACGGGGCGCATGGATCGCCTCGTCGATCACCGTGCCGACCTCTATTCATTGGGCGCGACCTTCTACGAGCTGCTCACGGGCCAGCCTCCGTTCCTGTCCTCCGACCCGATCGAGCTCGTCCACGCCCACCTCGCCCGGCCTCCCCTGCCGCCCGTTCACGCCAACCCCCGCATCCCGGAGATCCTCTCGGCGCTCGTGCTCAAGCTGCTCGCCAAGATGCCCGAGGAGCGCTACCAGAGCACTGACTCCCTCCTGGCCGATCTCCAGGAGGCGCGGAGGCGCAAGCGGACCTCCAGCGGACTCGAGACCTTCGAGCTCGGCCGGCTCGACTCCGCCCGGCAGCTCCCCATTCCGGAGCGGCTCTACGGGCGCGAGCGCGAGCTGACCCTGCTCGAGGACGCCCTGAAGCGCGTCCGGACGGGCCCGAGTGAGCGGGTGATGCTCACGGGCCCGGCGGGCATCGGCAAGTCGGCCCTCGTCCAGGAGTTGGGCCAACGCCTCGGGCGTGGAGGCTGGTTCCTCTCCGGCAAGTTCGACCAGCTCCAGGGCAACGTGCCCTACGCCCCGCTGGTGGCGGCCTTCCAGGGGTTGCTGGACGGGTTGTCCAGGGAACCGGCCGACGTCCAGGAGACGTGGCGGAGCCGGCTCTCGAAGGCCCTGGGAACCAACGGCCGCGTCATCCTCGGGCTCGTCCCCGGATTGGAGCAGTTCCTCGGTCCGCAGCCTCCCGTGCCCGACCTCAGGCCCACGGAGGCCGAGCGCGTCTTCCTCCTGACCTTCCAGGCATTCATCCAGGCACTCGCCACCCCGGAACGGCCCCTCCTGCTGTTCCTGGATGACCTCCAGTGGGCCGATCCCGCCTCGGTCAAGCTCTTGCAGCACCTCGCCTCGGATCCGGACTCGAACCACGTGTTGTGGTCGAGCTCCTGCCGGGCCGAGGAGGTCGGACCGGAGCACCCGGTCACCCGGGCCCTCGAGGCCATCCGGCAGAAGAAGCTCGACATCCACGTCATCGAGGTGCGCCCCCTGGACCTCGAGGCGATCACGGCACTCTGCGGCGACACCCTGCGCCGCGAGGCCGCGGACGTCCGGCCCCTGGCGGAGCTCGTGCTGCACAAGACGGCGGGCAACCCCCTCTTCGTCACCCGTTTCCTCAAGTACCTCCACCACGCCGGCCTGTTGAGCTTCGACGTCCAGCGCGGCACCTGGGACTGGACGCTCTCGCGGATCGCCCAGGTGGACGTGACCGAGAACGTGGTCGAGCTGATGCTCGCGACCATCCGCCGGCTTCCCGAGCGGACCCAGCGCCTGCTGAAGGTGGCGGCCTGTCTGGGGCACCAGGTGGACCTCCCCCTGCTCGCCGCGCTGGTGCACAGGCCCGTGGGCGACACGGCCGGCGCGCTCAGGAGCGCCATCCAGGAAGGGCTCCTCATCCCCCAGAACACCACCTACCGCTTCGCCCACGACCGCGTCCAGCAGGCCGCGTATTCGCTCCTGTCCGAGGACGAGAAGAAGCGCTTCCACCTCGAGGCGGGACGCCAGATGCGGGCCGCCCTCGAACGCGAGCAGGACGAGCGGCTCTTCGACATGGTGGATCAGCTCGACCTGGGCGCGGACCTGGTGACGAGTGAAACGGAACGGCTGGACCTGGTCCGGCTCAACTTCCAGGCGGGAGCCAAGGCCAAGGCCTCGGCGGCCTTCCGCTCCGCGCTCGGCTACCTCACCCGCGGCATCGAGCTCCTCCCCGGGGATGCGTGGCGGACGAGCTACGAGCAGACCTTCCGGCTCCACAAGGAGGCGGCGGAGTGTGCGTACCTCGCGAGCGCCCTGGAGTCCGCCGAGGGAATCATCTCCTCCGCACTGGTCCATGCCTCGTCGCGCTTCGAGAAGGCGGATCTCTACATCCTCCGGATCCTCGCCGGCATGATGAGACAGGCCTTCCCGGATGCGCTTCAGTGGGGACGAGAGGGATTGCGGTTGTTCGGCGTGGAGCTGCCAGAAAAGCAGGACGCCCCCCAGGCGCTCCAGGCCGAGTTCGCCAGGGTGAAGGAGAACACGAGGGGCCGCTCCATGGAGGAGATCCTCGAGGAACCCACGGCGGAGGACCCGGATCATCTGGCCTGCATGCGGCTCCTGACGGAGACGGGCCTGGCGACCATGTACATCGATCCCCAACTGTTCGCCTTCATCAACACCCGTGTCGTCAACCTGTCGTTGAAGCATGGCAATACACGCCATGCGCCCACGTCGTATGCCGTGTACGGAGGGATCCTGGCCTCACGGCTGGGTGACTACGCCACCGGCCATGCCTTCGGGTGCCTGGGCGTGGAGCTGTGCCGACGGTACACGGATCTCCGGCAGAGGAGCAGGGCGCTGGTCACGTTCGGGCTGGGTGTGAATCATTGGCGGGCGCCCCTACGCACCAGCATGCCCATCCTCCGTCAGGCCTTCACCTCCGCGCATGCGAGCGGCGATCTCCACCTGGCCAGCTACACGTTCCCCGCCACGGTGAACACCTTGTTCGCGATGGGCACCGGGCTCTCCCAGGTGCTCGCGGAGATCGAGACCGACCTGGCCTACGTCCGGAAGGCGGGCCTGCTCTGGCGCATTCAATCCCTCATCAGCCTCCGTCAGGCCATCCGCTGCCTGCAGGATCGGACTCGCGAGCACGCCCGCTTCGAGGATGACACGTTCGACGAGGAAGCGTTCCTCGCCAAGAACCGGGAGGTGCCCACCGTCCTGGGCATGTACTGGATCCAGCGCCTCCAGGTGTCCTACCTCCTGGGCGACATCGAGGACGCCCGGGAGATGTCGCGGCGGGGCCAGGGATTCCTCCTGTTCCTGCAAGGGTGGCACCTCCTCACTGAACACAACTTCTACACCTCGCTGAGCCTGACGGCCCGCTACGACAAGGCTTCGCCCGGGGAGAAGGCCCACCTCCTGGAGGAGCTCGCGGCCAACCAGCGCCAGCTCGCCATCTGGGCGGAGAACTGCCCGGAGAACTACCGCCACAAACACCTGCTCGTCAGCGCCGAGCTCGCCCGCATCGAGGGAAGACACCTCGAGGCCCTGCGGCTCTACGACCAGGCCATCGAGGGCGCCCATCGCGAGCAGTTCATCCACGAGGAGGCACTCGCCAACGAGCTCGCGGGCCGCTACTACCTCTCCGTCGGTGGCAAGCGCCTCGCCCACGGCTATCTGCGCTCCGCCCTCGAGGGCCATGCCCGTTGGGGCGCCCAGGCCAAGGTGTCGGATCTCGAGGAGGAGTTCTCCGACCTGACGCCAATCGAGCCCACTCACTGGGACCCCCCGGCCCCCACCTCGGAGCGTCCCGGGCCGGCGGGCTCCACCCTCGATCTGCTCACCCTCCTCAAGTCCGCCGAGACGCTCGTCAGCGAGGTCGTCCTGGAGCGCCTCCTCGAGAAGCTCATGGGCGTCTGTCTCGAGGCGGCGGGAGCCCAGCGTGGCGCGCTCGTGCTCGAGGAGAAGGACTCCCTCTGCTTGCGCGCGGTGGGCACCGTCTCCGAGCCCGTCTCGCTGTTGCACTCCACCCTGGAGGAATCGGGCCAGGTGCCTGGCACCGTCATCGAACACGCCTACCGGTCGGGAGAGACCCTCGTCCTGGCGGATGCCGCCCGGCAAGGACGCTTCTCCTCCGACCCCTACGTCGTCCAGCACGCCGTGAAGTCCGCCCTCGCCATTCCCATCCAACGGACCGGCAGGACAGTGGGTGTCCTCTACCTCGAGAACAACCTGGCCACCCGCGCCTTCACCCCCGAGCGCGTCCGCGTCCTGCGGCTGCTCTCCTCACAGATCGCCATCTCCCTGGAGAACAGCCTCCTCTTCGAACAGCTGCGCATCGAGGTGGAAGAGCGCAGGCGCGCGGAGCAGGCCGTGCGCTCCCTGGCCGAGTGGAGCCTCACCCTGTCCGAGTCCCTCGACTTCGAGACGACGCTGGCCAAGGTGACCCGCTCGGTGGTCCCCTACCTGGCCGACTGGTGCGTCGTCGACGTGGTCGAGAAGGACAGCAGGATCCGCCGGGTGGCGCTGGCCCATAAGGAGCCCGCCAAGGAGCAACTCCTGCGCGAGCTCTCGGAGAACTATCCTCCCACGTGGGACTCCCCGGAGCCGATCGCCCGCACCCTGCGCACCGGCCAGCCCGTGCTCCTCGCCAACCTCGACGAGCAGGTCGTGCGCAAGGCCAACCTCAGCCGGGATGAGCGGTACTTCGACATCCTTCGGACCATCTCCTTCCGCACCGGCATGGTCGTCCCGCTCGTCGCTCGCGGAAAGACGCTCGGAAGCATCCTCTTCGTGTCGTCCGCCGCCAGGCGCCGCTACTCCGAGGCCGAGCTCGACCTGGCCCAGGAGATGGCCCGCCGCGCCGCCGTCTGCATCGACAATGCCTGGCTGTACCGGGAAGCCCAGGAAGCCATCCACCTGCGCGATGACTTCCTGTCCGTCGCCTCGCACGAGCTCAACACCCCCATCACCTCCCTCCGCCTCTCCGTCCAGGGGCTCATGCGGCGCGCCGACTCCGAGCTGCCTCAAACCGCCCAGCGCGCCCTCCGCACCGCCGAACAGCAAACCCGCAAGCTCGCCGGGTTGATCAAGGAACTGCTCGAGGTCTCTCGCATCCACGCCGGCCGCCTCCACCTCCAGCTCGAATGGATGGATCTCTCCTCCGTGCTTCGCGAGGTCATCGAGCGCCATGGCCAGTCCCTGACCCGCGCCGAGTGTCCGCTGACACTCCACGTCCAGGAGGCAGTGACGGGCCGCTGGGACCGCTCCCGGCTGGAGCAGGTGGTCGGGAATCTGCTGTCCAATGCCATCAAGTTCGCCCCCGGCCGCCCCATCGAATTCTCCCTCTCTCGCGAGGGCGGCACCGCCCGCCTCGTCGTCAAGGACCAGGGCATCGGCATCGCTCCCGACCGCATGCCTCATATCTTCGGCCGCTTCGAACGCGCCGTCTCCTCCGTGAACTATGGAGGACTCGGTCTCGGCCTCTACATCGTTCACGAGATCGTGACCGCCCTGGGTGGCTCCGTCAGGGTGGAGAGCAAACCCGGCGAGGGCGCTACCTTTACCGTGGAGCTCCCTTGCTCTGGGCCCCCCGAGCACGAGAATCCCGGGCTCGAAGCCTCGATCCCCAGCTCCGTTTCACGGGCCCCCAGGTGA